From the genome of Actinacidiphila yeochonensis CN732, one region includes:
- a CDS encoding ATP-binding protein, with the protein MTLQGLAARIHGFRVDSEESCVPEARHKISALVHGWNVPLSEEQVSELELLSTEVITNAVRHTGAACAVAVRWTGARVRVEVTDASRVHPKARHGSLDTEGGRGLLLVDALAADWGSADAPAGKVVWFEVGPREQPPPWSTPGTWTITTTDHTISEGYLPDWAEDDPTEVNVPLAELPQRLALVNHRTFFEGPTMPVTAPDLWDGPKDEPVFEGSIDCNPHDPDPRKRDPLVNLQLAEGRWVLGLDPQQLAEVAIKLREHADLLDKKIRPALVAARDDWAARHQE; encoded by the coding sequence GTGACCCTCCAGGGCCTGGCGGCCCGTATCCACGGATTCCGCGTCGACAGCGAGGAGAGCTGTGTGCCAGAAGCGCGGCACAAGATCAGCGCCTTGGTCCACGGCTGGAACGTCCCCCTCTCTGAGGAGCAGGTCTCCGAGCTGGAATTGCTGTCCACAGAGGTGATCACCAACGCGGTACGGCACACCGGCGCGGCATGCGCGGTCGCGGTGCGGTGGACCGGTGCGCGGGTGCGTGTGGAGGTCACGGACGCCAGTCGCGTACATCCGAAAGCGCGGCACGGTTCGCTGGACACCGAGGGCGGACGGGGCCTGCTGCTCGTGGACGCGCTCGCCGCCGACTGGGGCAGCGCCGACGCCCCCGCCGGGAAAGTCGTCTGGTTCGAGGTCGGGCCCCGCGAGCAGCCGCCGCCCTGGAGCACGCCGGGGACGTGGACGATCACCACCACCGACCACACCATCAGCGAGGGCTACCTGCCCGACTGGGCCGAAGACGACCCGACCGAGGTCAACGTACCGCTGGCGGAACTGCCGCAACGACTCGCCCTCGTCAACCACCGCACCTTCTTCGAGGGACCGACCATGCCGGTGACCGCGCCCGACCTTTGGGACGGTCCTAAGGATGAGCCGGTCTTCGAGGGCAGCATCGACTGCAACCCCCACGACCCCGACCCCCGTAAGCGAGACCCCCTCGTCAACCTCCAACTCGCCGAAGGCCGCTGGGTCCTCGGACTCGACCCCCAGCAGCTCGCGGAGGTCGCCATCAAGCTGCGCGAGCACGCCGACCTGCTGGACAAGAAGATCCGACCCGCCCTCGTCGCCGCCCGCGACGACTGGGCCGCCCGCCACCAGGAGTGA
- a CDS encoding DUF3631 domain-containing protein, which translates to MGESRGDVAEVAEGDGREVGGRVDAAEGLGDGFGVEPGAPWGEYGTSGLTARALQLLLKDFGISSSNRRFRDGSQRRGFARNQFADAWTRYCPQPEQPAASGG; encoded by the coding sequence GTGGGTGAGAGCCGCGGCGACGTGGCGGAGGTCGCGGAAGGTGATGGGCGGGAGGTCGGTGGTCGCGTAGATGCGGCGGAAGGTCTGGGAGACGGTTTCGGGGTGGAGCCAGGAGCCCCGTGGGGCGAGTACGGGACGAGCGGGCTGACCGCGCGCGCTCTGCAACTGCTGCTCAAGGACTTCGGGATCAGCTCGTCCAACCGCCGCTTCCGTGACGGCAGCCAGCGCCGGGGGTTCGCCCGGAACCAGTTCGCCGACGCCTGGACCCGCTACTGCCCCCAGCCCGAGCAGCCCGCGGCCAGCGGCGGGTGA
- a CDS encoding ATP-dependent nuclease, whose amino-acid sequence MKIKRVRIENFCCLQMVDVSFDEITSFIGPTGVGKSTVLRALEWFFNGERSLSLSDDDVHSAAVGGRISVEVEFDALSDHDRETLGRYAPDGAKSVSIWRTWQNGEDKITGRALTYGPFEEVRRNDKATDLRSAYDAIREGVPALELPKVGSKDKALEAMLAWELSHRDQLSESKIEDTHFFGFAGQGKLAQLIDFVFVSADLRAYEEADDQKATVLGRILDHAVDRAEANEQLGEIEESAHLARQEVHAKVYGPALDDISAALSSEVARFTTGRQVVVTPTVHLPKFARTAFQVSIRDGAAETSVNRQGHGFQRALIIAALKYLADRRRPDGGARTLCLAIEEPELFQHPPQARTFASVLRELVSTSPAGRTQVMYATHSPVFLDPAGYHQIRRLCRAAGEAHPVTEVRQASQDDLCQALDGLIDASTVKSRTVGRLASSFAEGFFAHAVVLVEGKGDEAVIMGCAERAGINLGAEGISIIEVTGKDNLMISDVLFTALGVPCYVVFDGDVGKQERRSQSAAHLIPEQRQEKELEYERDARRTRQKNADLLRYLGETPAGQPPDESTARYTVFEDNLESYLGQYWPAWEAQRRALVSSGEGADGKNAATYLEATRTAAADPPFLLYAMLENVRRLVGNPVTV is encoded by the coding sequence GTGAAGATCAAGCGCGTGCGCATCGAGAACTTCTGCTGCCTGCAGATGGTTGACGTCTCCTTCGATGAAATCACCTCGTTCATCGGGCCGACTGGCGTTGGCAAATCCACCGTGTTGCGCGCACTTGAGTGGTTCTTCAACGGTGAAAGGTCGTTGTCGCTAAGTGATGACGACGTTCACTCGGCTGCGGTGGGCGGGCGGATTTCTGTCGAGGTGGAATTCGACGCACTCAGCGATCACGACCGAGAGACTCTTGGTCGTTACGCGCCCGACGGTGCCAAGTCCGTGAGCATCTGGCGTACGTGGCAGAACGGTGAGGACAAGATCACTGGGCGAGCGCTCACCTACGGGCCGTTCGAGGAGGTACGTCGGAATGACAAGGCGACCGACCTGCGCAGCGCATACGATGCAATAAGGGAGGGCGTTCCGGCCTTGGAGCTACCCAAGGTCGGCAGCAAGGACAAGGCCCTAGAGGCGATGTTGGCCTGGGAATTGTCTCATCGCGACCAGCTCAGCGAATCTAAAATTGAGGACACTCATTTCTTCGGATTCGCCGGACAGGGCAAGCTAGCACAGTTGATCGACTTCGTTTTCGTCTCAGCAGATTTGCGCGCCTACGAGGAGGCTGACGACCAGAAGGCGACAGTTCTCGGCCGCATCTTGGATCATGCTGTGGATCGGGCGGAGGCGAATGAGCAACTCGGCGAGATCGAGGAGAGTGCCCATCTGGCCCGGCAAGAGGTACACGCGAAGGTATACGGTCCGGCGCTGGACGACATCTCGGCTGCGCTTTCATCGGAGGTCGCAAGGTTCACCACTGGACGCCAAGTTGTCGTGACTCCGACGGTCCATCTGCCGAAGTTTGCCCGGACCGCATTCCAGGTGAGCATTCGCGATGGCGCTGCGGAGACCTCAGTCAATCGTCAGGGTCATGGGTTCCAGCGAGCATTGATTATCGCTGCGCTGAAATATCTGGCCGATCGTCGTCGCCCAGATGGCGGCGCGCGCACGTTGTGTTTGGCGATTGAAGAGCCGGAGTTGTTTCAGCACCCACCGCAGGCCCGTACTTTCGCATCGGTGCTGCGCGAACTGGTGAGTACCTCTCCCGCAGGTCGTACCCAGGTCATGTACGCCACTCACAGCCCTGTCTTCCTCGACCCGGCCGGCTATCACCAGATTCGTCGTCTCTGCCGTGCCGCAGGGGAAGCGCATCCTGTCACTGAGGTTCGTCAGGCGTCCCAAGACGACCTGTGCCAGGCATTGGACGGTCTGATTGATGCGAGCACTGTCAAGAGCAGGACGGTGGGCCGACTGGCCAGCTCCTTCGCGGAAGGCTTCTTCGCTCACGCAGTGGTCCTGGTGGAAGGTAAGGGCGACGAGGCGGTGATCATGGGTTGCGCAGAGCGTGCTGGAATCAACCTCGGCGCTGAGGGCATCAGCATCATCGAGGTGACCGGTAAGGACAACCTGATGATCTCCGACGTGCTCTTCACTGCTCTGGGAGTGCCTTGCTACGTGGTGTTTGACGGCGATGTGGGAAAGCAGGAGCGTAGGAGTCAGTCCGCAGCCCACTTGATCCCAGAACAGCGGCAGGAGAAGGAGTTGGAGTACGAGCGCGACGCGAGGCGAACCCGGCAGAAAAACGCCGATCTGCTGCGCTATCTCGGCGAGACACCTGCGGGCCAGCCTCCGGATGAGAGCACCGCTAGATACACCGTTTTTGAGGACAATCTGGAGAGCTACCTTGGACAATACTGGCCGGCTTGGGAGGCGCAGAGGAGGGCACTGGTCAGTTCAGGTGAAGGGGCCGACGGCAAGAACGCGGCGACCTACCTGGAGGCGACGCGTACTGCTGCGGCGGACCCACCGTTCCTCCTCTACGCCATGCTGGAGAACGTCCGCAGGCTGGTGGGGAACCCGGTGACGGTGTAG
- a CDS encoding DEAD/DEAH box helicase, translating to MSHDSADRSVLPENAGDAVTTIDTPEAPEAVLTAESVLAVAETASETAADTAVEAPAEAEQAEDAAAYADDADDIDGAADDEAQDADDDVQDADDIEDAEDAEPAGPTFGDLGLPDAIVRKLANNGVTTPFPIQAATIPDALAGRDILGRGRTGSGKTLSFGLPLLTSLSGGHTERKRPRGVILTPTRELAMQVADALQPYGDLLGLKMKVVCGGTSMQNQIYALERGVDILVATPGRLRDLINRGAASLDQVQIAVLDEADQMADMGFLPEVTEILDQVPPGGQRLLFSATLENEIDTLVKRYLVDPVTHEVDAAQGAVTTMSHHVLVVKPKDKTPVTAAIAARKGRTIIFVRTQMGADRVAEQLVDAGVRADALHGGMTQGARTRTLEDFKGGHVNVLVATDVAARGIHVDGIDLVLNVDPAADHKDYLHRSGRTARAGQSGTVVSLALPHQRRQIFRLMEDAGVDASRHVIGGSGAFDEDVARITGARSLTDVQADAVQNAAAQAEREVAELTRELERVQRRATELREEADRLTARSARERGEDPEAAVAAKAAELAAEAAAAEAAEAAKAASVPEPREERPSHPRRDERGSYERRRDDRNSYGDRDRDRRDDRRDDRRDDRRDDRSGSRDRRDARPSYGDRDSRPSYGDRDSRPSYGDRDRRDARPSYGDRDRRPSYGDRDRRDARPSYGDRDSRPSYGARDSRPSYGSRDARPSYGDRDSRPSHGDRDSRPSYGDRDRRDARPSYGDRDRRPSTDRRDDRPGSRDRRDSRPSYGDRDRRPSFGGDRDDRRPSFNRDGGGSTSYGDRKPRWKRNG from the coding sequence ATGTCCCATGACAGTGCCGACCGTTCCGTCCTGCCCGAGAACGCGGGCGACGCGGTGACCACCATCGACACCCCCGAGGCCCCCGAGGCCGTCCTGACCGCCGAGTCCGTGCTCGCGGTCGCCGAGACCGCCTCTGAGACCGCGGCCGACACCGCCGTCGAGGCCCCCGCCGAGGCCGAGCAGGCCGAGGACGCCGCCGCGTACGCCGACGACGCCGATGACATCGACGGTGCCGCGGATGACGAGGCTCAGGACGCCGACGACGACGTTCAGGACGCCGACGACATCGAGGACGCCGAGGACGCCGAGCCCGCGGGCCCGACCTTCGGCGACCTCGGGCTGCCCGACGCCATCGTCCGCAAGCTCGCGAACAACGGCGTCACCACCCCGTTCCCGATCCAGGCCGCGACCATCCCGGACGCGCTGGCCGGCCGGGACATCCTCGGCCGCGGCCGCACCGGCTCCGGCAAGACGCTCTCCTTCGGCCTGCCGCTGCTGACCTCGCTCTCCGGCGGCCACACCGAGCGCAAGCGCCCGCGCGGCGTCATCCTCACCCCCACCCGCGAGCTGGCCATGCAGGTCGCGGACGCGCTCCAGCCCTACGGCGACCTGCTCGGGCTGAAGATGAAGGTGGTGTGCGGCGGCACGTCGATGCAGAACCAGATCTACGCCCTGGAGCGCGGCGTGGACATCCTGGTGGCCACCCCCGGCCGGCTGCGCGACCTGATCAACCGCGGCGCCGCCTCCCTGGACCAGGTCCAGATCGCGGTGCTCGACGAGGCCGACCAGATGGCCGACATGGGCTTCCTGCCCGAGGTCACCGAGATCCTCGACCAGGTGCCGCCGGGCGGCCAGCGGCTGCTGTTCTCCGCGACCCTGGAGAACGAGATCGACACCCTCGTCAAGCGGTACCTCGTCGACCCCGTCACGCACGAGGTGGACGCCGCCCAGGGCGCCGTCACCACGATGAGCCACCACGTGCTCGTGGTGAAGCCGAAGGACAAGACCCCGGTCACCGCGGCCATCGCCGCCCGCAAGGGCCGCACCATCATCTTCGTCCGCACCCAGATGGGCGCCGACCGCGTCGCCGAGCAGCTGGTGGACGCCGGCGTGCGGGCCGACGCGCTGCACGGCGGCATGACCCAGGGCGCCCGCACCCGCACCCTTGAGGACTTCAAGGGCGGGCACGTCAACGTCCTCGTCGCCACCGACGTCGCCGCCCGCGGCATCCACGTCGACGGCATCGACCTGGTCCTCAACGTCGACCCGGCCGCCGACCACAAGGACTACCTGCACCGCTCGGGCCGTACCGCCCGCGCCGGCCAGTCCGGCACCGTGGTCTCGCTGGCGCTCCCGCACCAGCGCCGGCAGATCTTCCGGCTGATGGAGGACGCCGGCGTGGACGCCTCCCGCCACGTCATCGGCGGCAGCGGCGCGTTCGACGAGGACGTGGCCCGGATCACCGGCGCCCGCTCCCTCACCGACGTGCAGGCCGACGCCGTGCAGAACGCCGCGGCGCAGGCCGAGCGCGAGGTCGCCGAGCTCACCCGCGAACTGGAGCGGGTCCAGCGCCGCGCCACCGAGCTGCGCGAGGAGGCCGACCGCCTCACCGCCCGTTCCGCCCGCGAGCGCGGCGAGGACCCGGAGGCCGCGGTGGCCGCGAAGGCCGCCGAGCTGGCCGCTGAGGCCGCTGCCGCCGAAGCCGCCGAAGCCGCCAAGGCCGCCTCGGTGCCCGAGCCGCGCGAGGAGCGCCCCAGCCACCCGCGCCGCGACGAGCGGGGCTCCTACGAGCGCCGTCGTGACGACCGCAACTCCTACGGCGACCGCGACCGTGACCGCCGCGACGACCGCCGTGACGACCGTCGCGACGACCGTCGCGACGACCGCTCGGGCAGCCGTGACCGTCGTGACGCGCGCCCGTCGTACGGTGACCGCGACTCCCGCCCGTCCTACGGCGACCGGGACTCCCGTCCGTCGTACGGCGACCGTGACCGTCGTGACGCGCGCCCGTCCTACGGCGACCGCGACCGCCGTCCGTCGTACGGCGACCGTGACCGTCGTGACGCGCGTCCGTCCTACGGCGACCGCGACTCCCGTCCGTCCTACGGTGCGCGTGACTCCCGCCCGTCCTACGGCTCGCGTGACGCGCGTCCGTCCTACGGCGACCGGGACTCCCGTCCGTCGCACGGCGACCGGGACTCCCGTCCGTCGTACGGCGACCGTGACCGTCGTGACGCGCGCCCGTCCTACGGCGACCGCGACCGCCGTCCGTCGACGGACCGCCGCGACGACCGCCCGGGCAGCCGCGACCGTCGTGACTCGCGCCCGTCGTACGGCGACCGCGACCGCCGTCCGTCCTTCGGCGGCGACCGCGACGACCGGCGCCCGTCCTTCAACCGCGACGGCGGCGGCTCGACCTCCTACGGCGACCGCAAGCCCCGCTGGAAGCGCAACGGCTGA
- a CDS encoding metallopeptidase family protein, whose translation MLEMSREEFEELVGEALDRVPSELTRLMDNVAVFVEDEPDPAGPDDLLGLYEGTPLTERGEWYAGVLPDRITVYRGPTLRLCASREEVVRETEVTVVHEIAHHFGIDDERLHALGYD comes from the coding sequence GTGCTGGAGATGAGCCGGGAGGAGTTCGAGGAACTGGTCGGCGAGGCGCTGGACCGGGTCCCGAGCGAGCTGACCCGTTTGATGGACAACGTCGCCGTCTTCGTCGAGGACGAGCCGGACCCCGCAGGCCCTGACGACCTGCTCGGGCTGTACGAGGGGACGCCACTGACCGAGCGCGGGGAGTGGTACGCCGGCGTGCTGCCGGACCGCATCACCGTCTACCGCGGCCCGACGCTGCGGCTGTGCGCCTCCCGCGAGGAGGTGGTCCGCGAGACCGAGGTCACCGTCGTGCACGAGATCGCCCACCACTTCGGCATCGACGACGAACGGCTGCACGCGCTCGGCTACGACTGA
- a CDS encoding MFS transporter codes for MTDHRTIPGVPEAAAVLAAPPAATSDAASPSRRRGQGQQQRGRGRERRRPVVGLSSGFWLVAAAYTVTMALNSLPTPLYPLYQARDGFSTLMVTVVFGVYAGGLAVSLLLAGHISDWMGRKRVLVPALALEVLCAAVFLFFPGLTGLLVGRFIGGLGTGALTSTATAYLHDLRKAHRPDGDPVLFEIVSTGANVGGLAAGPLVAGALAQYVSHPLRVPYIVFGVLVLAAVAAVALVPETVGELPVRPAYRPQRVSMDHGDRAGYVSAALTGFAAFAINGVYTALSAGFVVGTLHRTNHLLAGTVGFTLLAAATVSQVATSRLSRSARLGFGLAAGAAGFVLLTLGIQAQSLSVYLLAGIVGGAGSGTLFKTAIGDVAAMAVPAKRGEALSGLFLICYAGMSVPAVGIGIAVSHVSLTTAMYWFSGILLAVLAVTAVLARRTGPARAA; via the coding sequence ATGACCGACCACCGAACGATCCCCGGCGTCCCCGAGGCCGCCGCCGTGCTCGCCGCCCCGCCCGCCGCCACGTCGGATGCCGCGTCGCCCTCGCGGCGGCGAGGGCAAGGGCAACAGCAGCGGGGACGGGGACGGGAACGCCGACGGCCCGTGGTCGGGCTCAGCTCCGGCTTCTGGCTGGTCGCCGCGGCCTACACGGTCACGATGGCGCTCAACTCGCTCCCGACGCCGCTGTACCCGCTCTACCAGGCCCGGGACGGCTTCAGCACGCTCATGGTGACCGTCGTCTTCGGCGTGTACGCAGGCGGTCTGGCGGTCAGCCTCCTGCTGGCCGGGCACATCTCCGACTGGATGGGCCGCAAGCGCGTCCTCGTCCCGGCGCTGGCGCTGGAGGTGCTGTGCGCCGCGGTCTTCCTCTTCTTCCCCGGCCTGACCGGGCTGCTGGTGGGCCGGTTCATCGGCGGACTCGGCACCGGAGCGCTCACCTCCACCGCCACCGCGTACCTGCACGACCTGCGCAAGGCGCACCGCCCCGACGGCGACCCGGTCCTGTTCGAGATCGTCTCGACCGGTGCGAACGTCGGCGGGCTGGCGGCCGGACCGCTGGTCGCCGGAGCGCTGGCCCAGTACGTGAGCCACCCGCTGCGGGTGCCGTACATCGTCTTCGGGGTGCTGGTGCTGGCCGCCGTCGCGGCGGTCGCCCTCGTCCCCGAGACCGTCGGGGAGCTCCCCGTCCGCCCCGCCTACCGCCCGCAGCGGGTGAGCATGGACCACGGCGACCGGGCCGGGTACGTCAGCGCCGCCCTGACCGGCTTCGCGGCCTTCGCGATCAACGGCGTCTACACCGCGCTGTCGGCCGGGTTCGTCGTCGGAACGCTGCACCGTACGAACCACCTGCTCGCGGGGACCGTCGGGTTCACGCTCCTCGCCGCGGCCACCGTCTCCCAGGTCGCCACCAGCCGCCTCTCCCGCTCCGCGCGGCTGGGCTTCGGCCTGGCGGCCGGCGCGGCCGGCTTCGTCCTTCTCACCCTCGGCATCCAGGCCCAGAGCCTGAGCGTGTACCTGCTCGCGGGGATCGTCGGCGGCGCCGGCTCCGGGACGCTGTTCAAGACCGCCATCGGTGACGTCGCGGCGATGGCCGTGCCCGCGAAGCGAGGCGAGGCCCTCTCCGGCCTGTTCCTCATCTGCTACGCCGGTATGAGCGTGCCGGCGGTCGGCATCGGGATCGCCGTCAGCCACGTCTCCCTGACCACGGCCATGTACTGGTTCTCCGGAATCCTGCTCGCCGTCCTCGCCGTGACCGCCGTACTGGCCCGCCGGACCGGACCCGCCCGGGCCGCCTGA